Proteins from a single region of Pseudomonas sp. 10S4:
- a CDS encoding O-antigen ligase family protein, whose protein sequence is MIFPLSIVSLLGLVCLGLLASPYPYLAPGAVLGLVGVAVLYRKPTWGLLGIVALVPFEGFFKDSALSGTKFVGASLALILMLQLAIHQLPSERLRSNIWRYLIWFMILYMLSLMNSDDLGMSFGHLRELSVGLILFVITLLIGRDLNLDLFAKLVTLSVSLTCVLAMFSTKYQDQGRAAGLLEDPNAFALLIAFAIPLGLLLVIRSPNLLHRLFWGGCCLLLLGGMTKTESRSGLVVLMLSLVIGVWHYRAQLPRIRPRHLGFAMLGMAIVIPLAIYAMPAGYIARIQSLSVLSAGAKGHDDESLGRRASYIVVGSQMIRENPLLGSGPGTFPLHYATTGYAKAFSANRKVGDLYRRAHNTYMEVFSELGIPAGLLFVGMLALGLYNLIRARRAWMLRRNWEQTDLMTHLGMSFLSLTLFLMFLSAPSQKYVWIMLALTSVLRLKAEEAPLVEAKV, encoded by the coding sequence GTGATCTTTCCGCTCTCGATCGTCAGTTTGCTCGGCCTGGTCTGCCTCGGTTTGCTGGCCAGCCCCTATCCGTATCTGGCGCCGGGCGCGGTGCTTGGCCTGGTGGGTGTCGCGGTGCTCTATCGCAAGCCGACCTGGGGTTTGCTCGGGATCGTCGCGCTGGTGCCGTTCGAAGGTTTTTTCAAGGACAGTGCGCTGTCAGGGACCAAATTCGTCGGCGCCTCGCTGGCGCTGATCCTGATGCTGCAACTGGCGATTCATCAACTGCCGTCGGAACGCCTGCGCAGCAACATCTGGCGCTACCTGATCTGGTTCATGATCCTCTACATGCTGAGCCTGATGAACAGCGATGACCTGGGCATGTCGTTCGGGCATCTGAGGGAGCTGAGCGTCGGCCTGATTCTGTTTGTGATTACCCTGCTGATCGGTCGCGACTTGAACCTGGACCTGTTCGCCAAACTGGTGACCCTGAGCGTCAGCCTGACCTGTGTACTGGCGATGTTTTCCACCAAGTATCAGGACCAGGGCCGCGCCGCCGGCCTGCTCGAAGACCCGAACGCCTTTGCCCTGCTCATCGCCTTCGCCATCCCCTTGGGCCTGCTGTTGGTGATCCGCAGCCCGAACCTGTTGCACCGGTTGTTCTGGGGCGGTTGCTGCCTGCTGCTGCTGGGCGGCATGACCAAGACCGAATCCCGCTCCGGGCTGGTGGTGTTGATGCTCAGCCTGGTCATCGGGGTCTGGCACTATCGCGCGCAGTTGCCGCGCATCCGACCACGGCATTTGGGATTTGCCATGCTCGGCATGGCGATTGTGATCCCGCTGGCAATCTATGCGATGCCGGCGGGTTACATCGCCCGCATCCAGTCGTTAAGCGTGCTCAGCGCCGGGGCCAAGGGGCACGACGATGAATCCCTCGGCCGGCGAGCGTCGTACATCGTGGTCGGCAGCCAGATGATCCGCGAGAACCCGCTGCTGGGTTCCGGCCCCGGCACCTTCCCGCTGCACTACGCCACCACCGGTTACGCCAAGGCATTTTCCGCCAACCGCAAGGTCGGCGACTTGTATCGCCGGGCGCACAACACTTACATGGAAGTCTTCAGCGAACTGGGCATTCCCGCCGGCCTGTTGTTCGTCGGCATGCTCGCCCTCGGCTTGTACAACCTGATCCGCGCCCGCCGCGCCTGGATGCTGCGCCGCAACTGGGAACAGACCGACCTGATGACCCACCTGGGCATGAGCTTTCTGTCGCTGACATTGTTTTTGATGTTTCTCAGCGCGCCGAGCCAAAAGTACGTGTGGATCATGCTCGCCCTGACCAGCGTGCTGCGCCTGAAGGCTGAAGAAGCACCCCTGGTGGAGGCCAAGGTATGA
- a CDS encoding lipopolysaccharide biosynthesis protein, translated as MSRSHYLKHLALSMGTKLAMIGLRLLRNVLLARILGPSERGLFALLSTLPDLISAATSGGLNSAVGYQAAKQRPMGLLLSQVLVFGCLLAALLTLLVVALTREFGSELDITTQLGLLAWLLLLAVPLTVLKSGLLTLHNASGGVVAFNALRLVESLAPLLLFLALFWMWKTAALEAALISWLAGLSLVVLAGWVWLKRDQPLKLQWDRAGQNELLRYSARSHPDLLFQQVILRSDYLFIGALLGSTALGQYAMASAAAELLLIVPEAVTTPLMKRLLQQDEGMDKVTPLALRLTATVMLGACLTMAVIGEWLIVTLFGIAYQPAYPALLALLPGLLGLCYASILRLDLLGKNRPGTVSLLMGLGALLNLALNLVMIPAYGIVGAAAASSIAYLAVTIALLAMYCRLSGVPVWQTLIILPSDVAPMLHMLQRKSI; from the coding sequence ATGAGCCGCAGCCACTACCTCAAGCACCTGGCCCTGAGCATGGGCACCAAACTGGCGATGATTGGCCTGCGCTTGCTGCGCAACGTGTTGCTGGCGCGGATTCTCGGGCCAAGTGAACGTGGCTTGTTTGCGCTGCTCAGCACCCTGCCCGACCTGATCAGCGCCGCCACCAGTGGCGGCTTGAATTCGGCGGTGGGCTATCAGGCGGCCAAGCAACGGCCGATGGGCTTGCTGCTGAGCCAAGTGCTGGTGTTCGGCTGTTTACTCGCGGCGCTGTTGACCCTGTTGGTGGTCGCATTGACCCGGGAATTTGGCAGTGAACTGGACATCACCACACAACTGGGTTTGCTCGCTTGGCTGCTGCTGCTGGCGGTGCCGCTGACCGTACTCAAGAGTGGCTTGCTGACCTTGCACAACGCCTCGGGCGGCGTGGTCGCGTTCAATGCCTTGCGGCTGGTGGAATCCCTGGCGCCGTTGCTGCTGTTTCTGGCGTTGTTCTGGATGTGGAAAACCGCCGCCCTCGAAGCGGCGCTGATCAGTTGGCTGGCGGGTCTCAGCCTGGTGGTGTTGGCCGGTTGGGTCTGGCTCAAGCGCGATCAACCACTGAAGCTGCAATGGGACCGCGCCGGCCAGAACGAATTGCTGCGCTACAGCGCCCGCAGCCATCCCGATCTGTTGTTCCAGCAAGTGATTTTGCGTTCCGATTACCTGTTCATCGGCGCCCTGCTCGGCAGCACCGCGCTGGGTCAATACGCGATGGCCAGTGCTGCCGCCGAGTTGCTGCTGATCGTCCCGGAAGCAGTCACCACGCCACTGATGAAACGCCTGCTGCAACAAGACGAAGGCATGGACAAAGTGACCCCGCTGGCCCTGCGCCTGACCGCCACGGTGATGCTCGGTGCGTGCCTGACCATGGCCGTCATTGGTGAATGGCTGATCGTCACGCTGTTCGGCATCGCCTACCAACCGGCGTATCCGGCCCTGCTCGCCCTGCTGCCCGGGCTGTTGGGGTTGTGCTACGCGAGCATCCTGCGCCTGGATTTACTCGGCAAGAATCGTCCCGGCACGGTGTCGCTGCTGATGGGCTTGGGTGCGCTGCTGAACCTGGCGCTGAACCTGGTGATGATTCCGGCTTACGGCATCGTCGGCGCCGCAGCGGCTTCGTCCATCGCCTACCTTGCAGTGACCATTGCGTTGCTCGCGATGTATTGCCGCTTGAGCGGCGTGCCGGTCTGGCAAACCCTGATCATCCTGCCCAGCGACGTCGCGCCCATGCTGCACATGCTGCAACGGAAGTCGATATGA
- a CDS encoding GumC family protein, whose product MNPKENYLHEFFRIFFANKQLVKRVFLVFAVIALVLPLVLKQSFDITAQVIVQSKKLSQGDATTSLNQENASFIPPSLADMETESNILRSPALIRQTISELRDKGEYTPSPGVFYKLVSQPFKRFVTTPLREYVINPVKSALGMETDPVRDTILDALTQEAMDKLKVETLPGSNVISIIYSFGDPHQGTEFVATLLQNYLVSRQELQSIDLPQSFYETKKKQYQVRLDGLEGTRLTLLEGIGSSDPKEEITFRLNAINTEEQALNLFQDRRLQSERWLDYLKTSLAAANASKLNDYTFPYTFTTTVDNVAFEDREIKQLGEQLTTQVSRYMNDLAVFQPGSEPMLLTREQISRTRQQFLKIVSNRIQERTNDLAIVSSVIDQKTARIAEFKNRIHQLQETQSKLRQMDTEIDALHAAFSTYAQRFAESSTSRSLDNDLSNARVLSPPYEPTDPAFPKPFLIIPFGLFTGLLLAIALVYVREFFDHRFKHPAQITHELGLPVLLVINDQNILPTNPHKNWTVPSFVHWVRN is encoded by the coding sequence ATGAATCCAAAAGAAAACTACTTGCATGAGTTCTTCAGGATCTTCTTCGCCAACAAGCAGTTGGTGAAACGCGTGTTCCTGGTCTTTGCCGTGATCGCCCTGGTCTTGCCATTGGTGCTCAAACAAAGCTTCGATATCACCGCCCAGGTGATCGTGCAGTCCAAGAAACTCTCTCAGGGCGACGCGACGACCTCCCTGAATCAGGAAAATGCCAGTTTCATTCCGCCGTCACTGGCGGATATGGAAACCGAGAGCAATATCCTGCGTTCGCCGGCGCTGATTCGTCAGACCATCAGCGAACTCCGGGATAAAGGCGAGTACACACCCAGCCCTGGTGTGTTCTACAAACTGGTGAGCCAGCCGTTCAAACGCTTTGTCACCACCCCGCTGCGCGAATACGTGATCAACCCGGTCAAGTCCGCGCTGGGCATGGAGACCGATCCGGTGCGCGACACCATCCTGGATGCGCTGACCCAAGAGGCCATGGACAAACTCAAGGTCGAAACCCTGCCGGGCTCCAACGTGATCTCCATCATCTACAGCTTTGGCGATCCGCATCAGGGCACCGAGTTTGTCGCGACGTTGCTGCAAAACTACCTGGTCAGCCGTCAGGAATTGCAATCCATCGACTTGCCGCAAAGCTTCTATGAAACCAAGAAGAAGCAGTACCAGGTGCGTCTCGATGGTCTGGAAGGCACTCGGCTGACGTTGCTTGAAGGCATCGGCTCGTCCGATCCCAAGGAAGAGATCACCTTCCGCCTCAACGCCATCAACACCGAAGAACAAGCGCTCAATCTGTTCCAGGACCGTCGGCTGCAAAGCGAACGCTGGCTCGACTACCTGAAAACCAGCCTGGCGGCCGCCAACGCGTCCAAGCTCAACGACTACACCTTCCCCTACACCTTCACCACCACCGTCGACAACGTGGCGTTTGAAGACCGGGAGATCAAGCAATTGGGTGAGCAACTGACCACTCAGGTCAGCCGCTACATGAACGATCTGGCGGTGTTCCAGCCAGGCAGTGAACCGATGCTGCTGACCCGTGAGCAAATCTCGCGCACCCGCCAGCAGTTCCTGAAAATCGTCAGCAACCGGATTCAGGAACGGACCAACGACCTGGCGATTGTCAGCTCGGTGATCGATCAGAAAACCGCGCGCATTGCCGAGTTCAAGAACCGCATCCACCAGTTACAGGAAACCCAGAGCAAGCTGCGGCAGATGGACACCGAGATCGACGCCTTGCACGCGGCGTTCTCCACGTATGCCCAACGCTTTGCCGAAAGCAGCACCTCCCGTTCGCTGGACAACGACCTGTCCAACGCCCGGGTACTCAGCCCGCCATATGAGCCGACTGACCCGGCGTTTCCCAAGCCGTTCCTGATCATCCCGTTCGGCTTGTTCACCGGTCTGTTGCTGGCGATTGCCCTGGTCTACGTGCGTGAGTTCTTCGATCATCGCTTCAAACACCCTGCGCAAATCACCCATGAACTGGGCCTGCCAGTACTGTTGGTGATCAACGATCAAAACATCCTGCCGACCAACCCGCACAAAAACTGGACCGTACCAAGCTTCGTGCATTGGGTGCGCAATTGA
- a CDS encoding polysaccharide deacetylase family protein, with translation MAIKQLLKRTSGWLYLNSSVGRSQLHGAGVILMLHRVLANDRAADLPHRNELCVGPNAFEHLLIWLKKHFDCVPLMDILQPGTQRSDRPKVTLTFDDGWRDNAVNAFPLLQKYQVPASIFLSTDFIGSRQRFWWESIGETLWDSHGAKARRHLIECLQQIGRPLPVLMDDLDVQRRSLALLRYLQSLKTLSPGELSRLTDECPEESLPQALDWQQVRSLEATGLVRFGPHGASHAILTGLDDQRLDEELSRSRDALLNGCNRPLPVYCYPNGDHDARVRQHVADHDFAFALGTGTGIYRGDGEPLALPRFGVSQRAARKPELLSWRIYRGARP, from the coding sequence ATGGCGATCAAACAATTATTAAAACGCACCAGTGGCTGGCTGTACCTCAATTCATCAGTGGGGCGCAGTCAACTGCACGGCGCCGGGGTGATCCTGATGCTGCACCGGGTGCTGGCCAACGACCGCGCCGCTGACCTGCCCCACCGCAATGAATTGTGCGTCGGGCCAAACGCGTTCGAGCACTTGCTGATCTGGCTGAAAAAGCACTTCGACTGCGTGCCGCTGATGGACATCCTGCAACCCGGCACCCAGCGCTCGGACCGGCCGAAAGTGACGCTGACCTTTGATGACGGCTGGCGCGATAACGCCGTGAATGCCTTCCCGCTGCTGCAAAAATATCAAGTGCCGGCGAGCATTTTCCTGTCCACCGATTTCATCGGCAGCCGCCAGCGCTTCTGGTGGGAGAGCATCGGTGAAACCCTCTGGGATAGCCATGGCGCAAAAGCCCGGCGCCACTTGATCGAGTGCCTGCAACAGATCGGCCGACCGCTACCGGTGTTGATGGATGACCTGGATGTTCAACGCCGCAGCCTGGCGTTGTTGCGTTACCTGCAAAGCCTTAAAACCCTGTCGCCGGGCGAGTTAAGTCGACTGACCGACGAATGCCCGGAAGAATCATTGCCCCAGGCCCTGGACTGGCAGCAAGTGCGCTCGCTGGAAGCCACCGGGCTGGTGCGCTTCGGTCCTCACGGGGCGAGTCATGCGATCCTCACCGGCCTCGACGATCAACGCCTTGATGAAGAACTCAGTCGCAGCCGCGATGCGCTGTTGAACGGCTGCAATCGGCCGCTGCCAGTCTATTGCTACCCCAACGGCGACCACGACGCGCGGGTTCGCCAACACGTGGCCGACCACGACTTCGCGTTTGCGCTGGGCACCGGCACCGGGATTTATCGCGGCGACGGCGAGCCCTTGGCCTTGCCACGTTTTGGCGTCAGCCAGCGCGCGGCGCGCAAGCCGGAATTGCTGTCCTGGCGCATCTACCGAGGCGCCCGGCCATGA
- a CDS encoding N-acetyltransferase: MSAFKKLRERIQQKGLRSTLKSLWKHYAFFHEELLWMERDLVSPVPPHALRPYPPLRVVTITPDNASAFARYFGDRVETMAELAREGYTGHMHLDDQGDAVAFIWGAARNYHDKHYYGCWFPVKAGEFFEFGGELTRAYWGTTLSVDLQLELWKAMQAQGCNKVVDVCEFHNIPALKLHIRMGYQEQGRIMNVYELFGRWRVYRETRYSGSRLDALRKPSRPPVAATVT; this comes from the coding sequence ATGAGTGCTTTTAAGAAACTCAGAGAACGCATCCAACAAAAAGGCCTGCGCTCCACCCTCAAGAGCCTTTGGAAACACTACGCATTTTTCCACGAAGAACTGCTGTGGATGGAGCGTGACCTGGTCAGCCCGGTCCCGCCACACGCCCTCAGGCCTTATCCGCCGCTGCGGGTCGTCACCATCACACCCGATAACGCCAGCGCCTTCGCGCGGTACTTCGGCGACCGCGTCGAAACCATGGCGGAACTGGCCCGTGAGGGTTACACCGGTCACATGCACCTGGATGACCAAGGGGACGCGGTGGCCTTTATCTGGGGCGCGGCGCGCAACTATCACGACAAGCACTACTACGGCTGCTGGTTCCCGGTGAAGGCTGGCGAATTCTTCGAGTTCGGCGGCGAGCTGACCCGCGCCTATTGGGGCACTACGCTCTCGGTGGACCTGCAACTGGAACTGTGGAAAGCCATGCAGGCCCAGGGTTGCAACAAGGTGGTGGATGTCTGCGAGTTCCACAATATTCCAGCGCTCAAGCTGCACATCCGCATGGGTTATCAAGAGCAAGGACGCATCATGAACGTCTACGAGCTGTTCGGCCGCTGGCGCGTCTACCGTGAAACCCGTTACAGCGGCTCGCGCCTGGATGCCTTGCGCAAACCGTCGCGTCCACCTGTTGCAGCCACGGTGACTTGA
- a CDS encoding polysaccharide biosynthesis/export family protein — translation MNAKLLLLLLLPLAGCSSNTETQTMPVQILTATPGNAQATDMPRVEQTLRPQDVLDVIFHISTSGSEAYRVQSGDQIGLNFTAASQLNGNQLVLPDGTINLPGANTSVKIVGLTSDQARDEIQRAYQRKQLFQPNRNQLTVQIISPLTNEQNLKSAMNHPATGMSREITVGTDGYASFPEIGAVPLQGMTINQLETFLNKRYATLPGRMSVDVMLKSTAGNEIYVLGEVGQPGSYPIRRPVSVLEALTLARGTSIKARLDSVVIMRRTGNHVQAVHYDVEKALAGDASQIAYLQPDDMLYVPKTKLASAGELARQLADVVLFQGVGMSFSYRLDNKGSTTN, via the coding sequence ATGAACGCCAAATTGCTTCTCCTGCTGTTGCTGCCACTTGCAGGTTGCTCCAGCAATACCGAAACCCAAACCATGCCGGTGCAGATCCTCACGGCCACGCCGGGCAACGCCCAAGCCACCGACATGCCCAGGGTCGAACAGACCTTGCGGCCTCAGGATGTGCTGGACGTGATCTTCCATATCAGCACCAGCGGCTCTGAAGCCTACCGCGTGCAGTCCGGTGACCAGATCGGCCTGAACTTCACCGCGGCCAGCCAGCTCAACGGCAATCAACTGGTGCTGCCTGACGGCACCATCAACCTGCCGGGTGCCAACACGTCGGTGAAAATCGTCGGGTTGACCAGTGACCAGGCCCGCGACGAAATCCAGCGTGCCTATCAGCGCAAACAGCTGTTCCAGCCCAACCGCAATCAGCTGACGGTGCAAATCATCAGCCCGCTGACCAACGAGCAAAACCTCAAGAGCGCCATGAACCACCCGGCCACCGGCATGAGCCGCGAGATCACCGTGGGCACCGATGGCTATGCGAGTTTCCCGGAAATTGGCGCGGTGCCGCTGCAAGGCATGACCATCAACCAACTGGAAACCTTCCTCAACAAACGCTACGCGACCCTGCCGGGACGGATGAGCGTCGACGTAATGCTCAAGTCCACCGCAGGCAACGAAATCTATGTACTGGGCGAAGTCGGCCAGCCGGGTTCCTACCCGATTCGCCGCCCCGTCTCGGTGCTTGAAGCGCTGACCCTGGCCCGTGGTACCAGCATCAAGGCGCGGCTCGATTCGGTGGTAATCATGCGCCGCACCGGCAACCACGTTCAGGCGGTGCACTATGACGTCGAAAAAGCCCTGGCCGGCGATGCTTCGCAAATCGCCTACCTGCAACCGGACGACATGCTTTACGTGCCCAAGACCAAACTGGCTAGCGCCGGTGAACTGGCCCGGCAACTGGCAGACGTCGTGTTGTTTCAAGGCGTGGGCATGAGCTTCAGCTACCGCCTCGATAACAAAGGCAGCACCACCAACTAA
- a CDS encoding GNAT family N-acetyltransferase — protein sequence MATRFEWRTSLCTPDFPVAAYEALRLRVTDHTPFNTLAWLCAAEQAISDGQRLHVLLGWQGDELALCLPLVALRERFGGLPFRVLHHLGYPLTDRLALLACLDAESIRKALIVIRRRVPHALMQLNELSEPTGEESALTVWMAHSSTGERRLSCKVPVHLISEADRQEVSGDPRYKLRRARKRIAACGAQVRRITPDASTMGPLLQAISEVEAVSWKGDEGVGIFADERHRQWMERAFTALAACDLVRVVVLELDGRCISYRLGLLEQGRLYDYNLAFLPQYADLGSGRVLLEEWIRWGLDDNWRWIDASRVSLENSSHQLHERMTGQLEHWRWSFYSWRLSGLALGLALRVWQRLKPAVQTWRAKRAAAVVTVTTPAAQPPATTEKTTEGEHASPSHSQR from the coding sequence ATGGCAACGCGATTCGAATGGCGCACTTCGCTTTGCACGCCGGACTTTCCGGTAGCGGCTTACGAAGCGCTGCGCCTGCGAGTGACGGACCACACGCCGTTCAACACCCTGGCCTGGTTGTGCGCCGCGGAACAGGCGATCAGTGACGGGCAGCGTCTGCACGTGCTGCTCGGCTGGCAGGGTGATGAACTGGCGCTGTGCCTGCCGTTGGTGGCGTTGCGCGAACGCTTCGGCGGACTGCCGTTTCGGGTGTTGCATCACCTCGGTTATCCGCTGACCGATCGCCTGGCGCTGCTCGCCTGCCTTGACGCCGAGAGCATCCGCAAGGCACTGATTGTGATCCGTCGTCGCGTACCCCACGCGCTGATGCAACTTAACGAGCTGTCCGAACCCACGGGTGAAGAAAGTGCCCTGACGGTCTGGATGGCCCACAGTTCTACCGGTGAACGGCGCCTGAGTTGCAAGGTGCCGGTGCACCTGATCAGCGAGGCGGATCGCCAGGAAGTCTCGGGCGATCCGCGTTACAAACTGCGCCGCGCGCGCAAACGCATCGCCGCGTGTGGTGCCCAGGTGCGGCGCATCACCCCGGACGCCTCGACCATGGGCCCGCTGTTGCAGGCCATCAGTGAAGTCGAAGCGGTGAGCTGGAAAGGTGATGAAGGCGTCGGCATCTTTGCCGACGAACGTCACCGACAATGGATGGAACGCGCCTTCACCGCCCTCGCCGCTTGCGACTTGGTACGGGTGGTGGTGCTGGAGTTGGATGGGCGCTGCATCAGCTATCGCCTCGGCTTGCTGGAACAGGGTCGGCTGTACGACTACAACCTGGCGTTCCTGCCGCAATACGCCGACCTGGGCAGCGGCCGGGTGCTGCTCGAAGAGTGGATTCGTTGGGGCCTGGACGACAACTGGCGCTGGATCGATGCCTCGCGGGTCAGTCTGGAAAACTCCAGCCATCAACTCCACGAGCGCATGACCGGGCAACTGGAACACTGGCGCTGGAGTTTCTATTCCTGGCGTCTCAGTGGTCTCGCGTTGGGCTTGGCGCTGCGCGTCTGGCAACGGCTCAAACCGGCCGTGCAAACATGGCGGGCGAAACGCGCAGCGGCGGTCGTCACGGTCACCACGCCAGCGGCCCAGCCCCCGGCGACTACGGAAAAAACTACGGAGGGCGAACATGCCTCGCCAAGTCATAGTCAACGCTGA
- a CDS encoding glycosyltransferase family 4 protein: MNAPLNPSSALPIIHLLSSGGFYGAERMLLDHCLATPGQHQVLFLDAPPALIARFREAGVDCRGCSGLGALLAHLRQRRAEQPLINTHNFKGLLFGWVGATLLRLPLVITQHGFTPRSRKQKFYTWVSLQLCRTASVNRVVCVAESIATLCRQASVRAEKLQVIPNGLPAANDLLPHSVDHPRWLAGYVGRMSSEKGPDLFLDALIPLCQQHPQLDAVMLGDGPERETLLARINTAGLQERITLPGYQTDMGPWWRQLDALVISSRTEGTPMILLEAMQAGVPVVAFGVGGIPDVLEDRHNGLLAAPTDSAALARQIGTLLTEPALARELSNNAKRTQLDRYDLKALAERWSQLYIRTAREARS, translated from the coding sequence TTGAACGCGCCGCTCAACCCTTCCAGCGCCCTGCCGATCATTCATTTGCTCAGCAGCGGCGGCTTCTATGGGGCTGAGCGGATGCTGCTCGACCATTGCCTGGCGACGCCGGGGCAGCACCAAGTGCTGTTTCTCGATGCGCCGCCCGCACTGATTGCACGGTTTCGCGAGGCCGGGGTGGATTGTCGCGGCTGCTCGGGGCTGGGGGCGTTGCTGGCGCATTTGCGCCAGCGGCGGGCGGAACAACCGTTGATCAATACGCACAATTTCAAAGGTCTGTTGTTTGGCTGGGTCGGCGCGACGCTGTTGCGTCTGCCGCTGGTGATTACCCAGCACGGTTTTACGCCACGCAGTCGCAAGCAGAAGTTTTACACCTGGGTCAGCCTGCAACTGTGCCGCACCGCCTCGGTGAACCGAGTGGTCTGCGTCGCCGAAAGCATCGCCACACTGTGCCGTCAGGCCAGTGTCCGGGCGGAAAAACTGCAAGTGATCCCCAACGGCCTGCCGGCGGCCAACGATCTGCTGCCGCACAGCGTCGACCACCCACGGTGGCTGGCCGGTTACGTCGGGCGGATGAGCAGTGAAAAAGGCCCGGATCTGTTTCTCGATGCATTGATTCCGCTGTGTCAGCAACACCCGCAACTCGACGCCGTGATGCTTGGCGACGGCCCGGAACGGGAAACCCTGCTGGCACGGATCAACACCGCCGGTTTGCAAGAACGCATCACCCTGCCCGGCTACCAGACCGACATGGGGCCGTGGTGGCGACAACTCGATGCGCTGGTGATCAGCTCACGCACCGAAGGCACGCCGATGATTTTGCTTGAAGCGATGCAGGCCGGGGTGCCGGTGGTGGCGTTCGGCGTCGGCGGAATACCCGATGTGCTGGAAGACCGGCACAACGGCTTGCTCGCCGCGCCGACCGACAGCGCCGCCCTCGCCCGGCAGATCGGCACCTTGCTGACGGAACCGGCGCTGGCCCGCGAGTTGAGCAACAACGCAAAACGCACGCAACTGGATCGCTACGACCTCAAGGCCTTGGCCGAACGCTGGTCGCAGCTTTATATCCGCACTGCACGGGAGGCACGCTCGTGA
- a CDS encoding glycosyltransferase, which translates to MAEFIFWLCLLLPVYAYLGYPLLLTLLAPMFAPRRHDPAPPLNISIVIAAHNEARHIEHKLRTLLAQDYQPARLEIILVSDGSSDDTVACAHKVIDPRISVLDLPRQGKAATLNAGVALSTGDILVFTDADNQWSRETLGHLLAPLADPDVGGCAGHMVIPVTGDGLSVGDSLYRHYEGWLRWAENRTGCMVSADGALLALRRELFQNVPAEVNDDFFISTCAPVAFKRIIYVPEAQVIDHGVDEADKQFRRRQRVTVGGLQSLAQRRELLNPLKHGLYAIALISHKLIRRLAPVLLVPLLLSNFWLWDEHFFYQVFLVAQLLGYAVAIAGLLDVRHRLPKPFRLAAFLLVTLAGMSIGLWQFLRGHRYSQWNPEQNR; encoded by the coding sequence GTGGCTGAATTCATTTTCTGGTTATGCCTGTTGCTGCCCGTCTACGCCTACCTCGGTTACCCGTTGCTACTGACACTGCTGGCGCCGATGTTTGCGCCTCGCCGGCATGACCCTGCGCCGCCGCTGAACATCAGCATTGTGATCGCAGCGCACAACGAAGCACGGCACATCGAACACAAGCTGCGCACCCTGCTCGCCCAGGATTATCAGCCTGCCAGGCTCGAAATCATTCTGGTCAGCGACGGCTCGTCCGATGACACCGTGGCCTGCGCGCACAAGGTCATCGACCCGCGCATCAGCGTGCTCGACCTGCCCCGCCAGGGCAAAGCGGCGACCCTGAACGCCGGCGTAGCGTTGAGCACCGGCGACATTCTGGTGTTCACCGATGCCGACAACCAATGGTCCCGCGAGACGCTTGGTCACTTGCTGGCGCCGCTGGCAGACCCCGACGTCGGTGGCTGCGCCGGGCACATGGTGATCCCGGTCACCGGTGATGGCCTGAGCGTTGGTGACAGCCTCTATCGACACTACGAAGGCTGGCTGCGCTGGGCGGAGAACCGCACCGGTTGCATGGTGTCCGCCGACGGCGCGCTGCTTGCCTTGCGCCGCGAGTTGTTCCAGAACGTGCCAGCGGAGGTCAACGATGACTTCTTCATCAGCACCTGCGCGCCGGTGGCGTTCAAACGCATCATCTATGTGCCCGAAGCCCAGGTGATCGACCACGGCGTGGACGAAGCCGACAAGCAATTTCGTCGGCGTCAGCGGGTCACCGTCGGCGGCTTGCAAAGCCTCGCTCAGCGTCGGGAACTGCTCAACCCGCTGAAGCATGGTCTGTATGCGATTGCGCTGATCAGTCACAAGCTGATCCGGCGGCTGGCGCCAGTCCTGCTGGTGCCGTTGTTGCTGAGCAACTTCTGGCTGTGGGACGAGCACTTTTTCTATCAAGTGTTCCTGGTGGCGCAACTGCTCGGTTATGCAGTGGCCATCGCCGGTCTGCTGGACGTGCGACACCGGTTACCCAAACCCTTTCGCCTCGCCGCATTCCTTTTGGTGACGCTTGCCGGGATGAGTATCGGTCTGTGGCAGTTCCTGCGTGGCCATCGGTATAGCCAGTGGAACCCCGAGCAAAATCGATGA